One Methanohalophilus mahii DSM 5219 genomic window carries:
- the ribC gene encoding riboflavin synthase has protein sequence MKIIGIVDTTFARFDMGSAAVDEIKQYVSARIIRITVPGIKDLPVASKKLIEEQGCEIVMALGMPGAAEKDKMCAHEASTGIIQAQLMTNTHIIEVFVHEDEGKDEKELAFLMENRAREHARNVVDLLFKPEKLVKQAGTGQRQGFEDVGSLRG, from the coding sequence ATGAAAATCATAGGTATTGTAGACACGACATTTGCACGTTTTGATATGGGCAGTGCTGCTGTGGATGAGATCAAGCAGTATGTTTCAGCCCGTATAATTCGGATCACAGTTCCGGGTATAAAGGACCTGCCGGTGGCTTCTAAAAAGCTTATCGAAGAGCAGGGCTGTGAAATAGTCATGGCTCTGGGAATGCCCGGTGCTGCGGAAAAAGATAAAATGTGTGCACATGAGGCTTCCACGGGTATCATCCAGGCCCAGCTTATGACAAATACGCATATTATTGAGGTTTTTGTTCATGAAGATGAAGGCAAGGATGAGAAGGAGCTTGCTTTTCTGATGGAGAACCGTGCACGTGAGCATGCCCGTAATGTCGTGGACCTTCTCTTTAAGCCTGAGAAGCTTGTAAAACAGGCAGGTACGGGCCAGAGGCAGGGTTTTGAGGACGTTGGAAGCCTGCGTGGATGA
- a CDS encoding pyridoxal phosphate-dependent aminotransferase, whose protein sequence is MASSRLARVAESPTIRIANIANQLKQDGIDVISFSLGEPDFDTPKHISDAACKALYSGETHYSPSPGIKPLREAIAKKLQTENNLNLDASNVMVTPGAKQAIFEVMMSVLDDGDEAILFDPAWVSYEPCIKLAGANPKWVPTDPENGFLPYDIGDHITDKTRLIVVNSPCNPTGGVFGKDKLKEIADLAIDHDLLVLSDEIYEKILYDEKHYSIGAMEGMQDRTITVNGFSKSYAMTGWRLGYLAANETFLHDFQKIQSHSVSSATTFAQYGAIEALEGDQQPVEDMVAEFRQRRDILVDGLNDIGIHCNRPTGAFYAFADVSEYGNGEEIAEKLLSDAHVAATPGSAFGSSGNNFVRLSYAISQERIREALERIENCLL, encoded by the coding sequence ATGGCATCTTCAAGACTGGCCCGTGTGGCTGAATCCCCGACAATCCGTATAGCCAATATAGCAAATCAGCTCAAGCAGGATGGCATTGATGTAATCAGCTTTAGTTTGGGTGAACCTGATTTTGATACACCAAAACACATCAGTGATGCTGCATGCAAGGCGCTTTATAGCGGAGAAACTCATTATTCTCCCTCTCCGGGCATCAAACCGCTGCGCGAAGCTATAGCCAAGAAACTACAAACAGAGAACAATCTGAATCTGGATGCATCCAATGTGATGGTCACACCGGGAGCCAAGCAGGCAATATTCGAAGTGATGATGTCTGTACTTGATGATGGTGATGAGGCTATACTGTTCGATCCTGCTTGGGTTTCCTATGAACCATGCATCAAACTTGCAGGAGCAAACCCTAAATGGGTGCCTACAGACCCGGAAAATGGCTTTCTTCCTTATGATATTGGAGATCACATCACAGATAAAACACGTCTGATAGTTGTCAATTCCCCGTGCAATCCTACAGGTGGTGTTTTTGGCAAGGACAAATTAAAGGAAATAGCAGATCTTGCTATTGATCATGATCTTCTGGTCCTCTCTGATGAGATATATGAAAAGATACTTTATGATGAAAAACATTACAGTATCGGTGCCATGGAAGGGATGCAGGACCGTACTATTACTGTAAATGGCTTTTCCAAATCCTATGCGATGACAGGCTGGAGGTTAGGATATTTAGCTGCAAATGAAACTTTCCTTCATGATTTCCAGAAAATCCAGTCACATTCTGTCAGCAGTGCTACAACGTTTGCTCAATATGGTGCCATTGAGGCACTGGAAGGCGACCAGCAACCTGTTGAGGACATGGTAGCTGAATTCAGGCAACGCCGGGATATCCTTGTAGATGGATTGAATGATATAGGTATACATTGTAACCGTCCCACGGGTGCATTCTATGCATTTGCGGATGTAAGCGAATATGGGAATGGTGAAGAGATTGCTGAGAAATTGCTTTCTGATGCCCACGTTGCCGCTACCCCGGGTTCAGCTTTCGGTTCAAGTGGTAACAATTTCGTGAGGCTTTCATATGCTATTTCACAGGAAAGGATAAGAGAGGCACTTGAAAGGATTGAGAATTGCCTTTTATAA
- a CDS encoding pyridoxal-phosphate-dependent aminotransferase family protein, giving the protein MDLEDNLLMMPGPVPVPPRVLRAMAKPMINHRGAQFSEIYDDCRRILADVFKTENDIFVLSGSGTASMEAAVGCIADKNDRIISIENGKFGERFKDLASRYGSVVPLEFEWGNSVDLDLIEAQLKEGAKAVTMVHNETSTGILNPAEQVGKLAKKYGALFIMDGVTSLGGDNVFVDDWGVDVAVVGSQKCIGAPPGLSMLSVSEAAFDAMEKENLPYYLDLKACKKSADKEKTQTPYTPAIPLFYALQESLHIVEEEGMDARIKRHCTGAAAVRAAMDAMGIEMFPQLDEYSAYSNTVSAMKAPEGMDSETLKKEMMKAGITIAGGQAHLKGKIFRIGSMANVSYRDILSTLQQVEIVFKKSGVVSELGPATEAAIEVLDK; this is encoded by the coding sequence ATGGACCTTGAAGATAATCTATTAATGATGCCAGGCCCGGTGCCAGTACCCCCCAGGGTTCTCAGGGCAATGGCCAAGCCGATGATCAATCATCGTGGAGCACAATTTTCTGAAATATATGATGACTGTCGTCGAATCCTTGCTGACGTTTTCAAGACAGAAAATGACATTTTTGTGTTAAGCGGCTCAGGCACCGCTTCTATGGAAGCTGCTGTAGGTTGTATCGCAGACAAAAATGACAGGATAATCTCCATTGAGAATGGTAAATTCGGGGAGCGTTTCAAAGACCTTGCTTCAAGATACGGTTCTGTTGTTCCCCTGGAGTTTGAATGGGGTAATTCAGTGGACCTGGATCTGATTGAAGCACAACTAAAGGAAGGAGCAAAGGCCGTTACCATGGTTCACAACGAAACCTCCACAGGTATCCTGAATCCTGCAGAACAGGTCGGCAAACTTGCGAAGAAATATGGAGCCCTGTTTATAATGGACGGTGTGACTTCACTGGGTGGAGATAATGTATTTGTTGATGATTGGGGGGTTGATGTAGCAGTGGTTGGTTCCCAGAAATGTATTGGTGCACCACCAGGTCTTTCCATGCTTTCTGTAAGTGAAGCTGCATTTGACGCAATGGAAAAAGAAAACCTTCCCTATTATCTTGATCTCAAAGCCTGCAAAAAGAGTGCTGACAAGGAAAAAACACAAACTCCTTACACACCGGCTATTCCCCTTTTCTATGCCTTGCAGGAGTCCCTTCATATAGTTGAAGAAGAGGGAATGGATGCCAGGATAAAGAGACACTGTACTGGTGCAGCTGCTGTGCGTGCAGCGATGGATGCAATGGGTATCGAAATGTTCCCACAACTCGATGAATACAGTGCTTATTCCAATACTGTTTCAGCAATGAAGGCCCCAGAGGGTATGGATAGTGAGACCCTTAAAAAGGAAATGATGAAAGCCGGAATTACAATTGCAGGCGGACAGGCCCATCTTAAGGGCAAGATTTTCCGTATTGGAAGTATGGCCAATGTAAGTTACAGGGATATTCTCAGTACTCTCCAGCAGGTCGAGATAGTGTTCAAAAAGAGTGGAGTGGTTTCAGAACTGGGTCCTGCAACAGAAGCTGCAATTGAAGTATTAGATAAATGA
- a CDS encoding VIT1/CCC1 transporter family protein, with the protein MKPKPDQSRYIILGSIDGVLAVLGVVIGASNVSSNPDLIINAALGGAVALAMTNGLGSYLAESAVEYGHLADLEKPLLRNLGSTSLEKETRNNILYDTLAHGGSSLIGSLVPILPFVFLENYALEVSVGLSIIVLAALGMFSGKIARQNLILHSVRMVGLGILVVIVVTAFGLT; encoded by the coding sequence ATGAAACCAAAACCCGATCAGAGTAGATATATTATCCTTGGCAGTATCGATGGAGTACTGGCAGTACTTGGTGTTGTCATTGGTGCTTCGAATGTCTCTTCTAACCCTGATCTCATAATAAATGCTGCTTTAGGTGGCGCGGTTGCTCTTGCAATGACCAATGGGCTTGGATCTTACCTTGCAGAAAGTGCGGTAGAGTATGGCCATCTTGCTGACCTTGAAAAACCTCTTTTACGCAATCTTGGATCTACAAGTCTTGAAAAAGAAACGCGCAATAATATATTGTATGACACTCTGGCTCATGGCGGTTCCAGTCTGATTGGTTCTCTTGTGCCTATATTGCCGTTTGTATTTCTGGAAAACTATGCACTGGAAGTTTCAGTTGGATTAAGTATAATCGTTTTGGCTGCTCTTGGTATGTTTTCCGGCAAAATAGCCCGGCAAAACCTGATACTACATTCTGTCAGGATGGTTGGGCTTGGAATACTTGTTGTTATTGTTGTAACTGCTTTTGGACTTACATGA
- a CDS encoding response regulator, translating into MKSGGILVVEDEMIVAMGIKLKLEEMGYTVCAIVADGQTAINMASHLKPDLILMDIILKGNMDGIEAAKVIKQKLTTQFIFLTGISDKAILQRVHELKPVGTIMKPFDDSQLRTMIEDALSEYRSSSGSLEFSDSCSLLG; encoded by the coding sequence ATGAAATCCGGGGGCATATTGGTAGTTGAGGATGAAATGATCGTTGCAATGGGCATAAAACTCAAACTGGAGGAGATGGGGTATACTGTTTGCGCAATTGTGGCAGACGGACAAACGGCTATAAATATGGCATCACATTTGAAACCGGATTTGATTTTGATGGATATTATTCTCAAAGGCAATATGGACGGAATTGAAGCTGCCAAAGTAATCAAACAGAAGTTGACTACCCAATTTATTTTCCTAACCGGTATATCTGACAAGGCCATTTTGCAGCGTGTCCATGAACTAAAACCAGTGGGGACTATAATGAAACCTTTTGATGACTCACAGCTGCGCACTATGATAGAAGATGCTTTGTCTGAATATAGATCCTCTTCCGGCTCTTTGGAATTTTCTGATTCTTGTTCTTTGTTGGGATGA
- a CDS encoding class II SORL domain-containing protein, translating to MTDNINRLKDKDNPTETEKKHIPVIEGPSMMTAGGTYEVKVSVGIEPHVMEEDHYIEWIDLYLADQKIGRMDLGPSAEKAEATFNVTPQEELIGATEFQVCHIRGVNVCGDCGLTSVITDFKAIESCNVHGLWESSMEVEVMSSKQKPGKKCSWKA from the coding sequence ATGACTGATAATATCAACCGTCTAAAAGACAAGGATAATCCAACGGAGACTGAAAAGAAACATATACCGGTTATTGAAGGTCCTTCAATGATGACAGCAGGGGGTACATATGAGGTCAAGGTTTCTGTTGGAATTGAACCGCATGTAATGGAAGAAGACCACTACATCGAATGGATAGACCTCTATCTTGCAGATCAGAAGATAGGCAGGATGGATCTGGGACCATCGGCAGAAAAGGCAGAAGCAACCTTTAATGTAACTCCTCAGGAGGAATTAATAGGTGCCACAGAGTTTCAAGTATGCCACATCCGGGGTGTAAATGTTTGCGGCGATTGTGGTCTAACTTCTGTAATTACAGACTTTAAAGCAATTGAAAGCTGCAATGTCCACGGTCTCTGGGAATCTTCCATGGAAGTGGAAGTTATGTCCTCAAAACAAAAGCCTGGCAAAAAATGCAGCTGGAAAGCTTAA
- a CDS encoding CBS domain-containing protein produces MILPTAQSIKQQRIELGLTQSGLAKRAGVSQPLIARIEAGDVDPRLSTLRKIFAAFDQSEKEKICVRDIMHTLVVFVSSDESVDHAVSIMQEHGYSQVPVIDNGVPVGSISEDMFVRSMAENKTAMISKMKVGDMMGESFPAVSPEADIGIVSTLLERYPAVLVLEKGVAIGFITKHDIIKLLHG; encoded by the coding sequence ATGATACTGCCAACTGCCCAATCCATAAAGCAGCAGAGGATAGAGCTAGGACTTACACAAAGCGGCCTGGCAAAAAGAGCCGGTGTCAGTCAGCCCCTTATAGCAAGAATAGAGGCGGGTGATGTTGATCCAAGGTTATCTACCTTGAGAAAAATATTTGCTGCTTTTGACCAATCCGAAAAAGAAAAAATATGTGTCAGGGACATCATGCATACACTTGTGGTTTTTGTATCTTCTGATGAATCGGTGGACCATGCAGTCAGTATCATGCAGGAGCATGGTTATTCTCAGGTTCCTGTGATCGATAATGGTGTGCCTGTAGGCAGTATTTCAGAGGACATGTTTGTCAGGTCAATGGCTGAGAACAAAACCGCCATGATATCCAAAATGAAAGTGGGGGATATGATGGGTGAATCTTTCCCTGCAGTTTCCCCTGAAGCTGATATTGGTATTGTATCTACACTGCTGGAACGCTATCCTGCAGTCCTGGTGCTTGAAAAAGGAGTTGCTATCGGGTTTATCACCAAGCACGATATAATAAAGTTGCTACACGGTTAA
- a CDS encoding calcium/sodium antiporter, protein MQQYTLPLFIVGLILITKGADWFTESAVSISQKSGIPKMLIGATIVSFATTAPEFTVSVYAAYLGQTGLTVGNAVGSAICNAGLILGGVIVLRSIPVEDSSFLKRGAFMVVSALLLLVTSIDGVLTPVDGMLLLVVFVAFMYYNYRRQSVIFGMNEEVYEDLEEVSGSISKDVAFFVLGAALVVGGSRILIDSGTDIAMWLGVPEMVIGLTLIAFGTSLPELVTALSATKKGHNDLAVGNILGANTMDIALILGVSSLISDLPIEEQSLYYDFPAMLLIMGMIVVFGLTGRKLARWEGAVILATYIAYIGGLFFFYMQ, encoded by the coding sequence ATGCAACAATATACTTTACCTCTTTTTATAGTAGGTCTGATTCTTATTACAAAAGGTGCTGATTGGTTTACTGAGTCTGCAGTCTCAATATCCCAAAAAAGTGGTATTCCCAAGATGTTAATCGGGGCTACAATTGTAAGTTTTGCAACCACAGCTCCCGAATTTACAGTTTCTGTATATGCTGCTTATTTAGGTCAGACCGGGTTGACTGTGGGTAATGCTGTGGGCTCTGCCATATGCAACGCCGGCCTGATCCTCGGAGGCGTAATAGTCTTACGCTCGATTCCTGTAGAGGATTCCTCTTTTTTGAAAAGGGGTGCATTTATGGTTGTATCGGCTTTGTTGCTGCTTGTAACATCCATTGATGGCGTACTCACACCTGTTGATGGTATGCTTTTACTGGTAGTTTTTGTCGCTTTTATGTATTACAATTACAGACGACAATCTGTGATCTTTGGGATGAATGAAGAAGTTTATGAAGACCTTGAAGAAGTATCCGGTTCTATTTCAAAAGATGTGGCCTTTTTTGTCCTGGGTGCTGCTCTTGTGGTGGGTGGCAGTCGCATCCTGATTGATTCCGGTACTGATATTGCTATGTGGCTTGGTGTTCCTGAGATGGTTATCGGATTGACCCTTATAGCATTTGGCACATCACTTCCTGAATTAGTTACTGCTCTTTCAGCTACTAAAAAAGGCCATAATGATCTAGCAGTTGGCAACATACTTGGAGCCAACACAATGGATATAGCTTTAATTCTGGGAGTTTCTTCCCTTATCAGTGATCTTCCGATAGAGGAGCAATCTTTATATTACGATTTTCCGGCGATGTTATTGATAATGGGTATGATTGTTGTTTTTGGTTTAACAGGCCGCAAACTTGCACGCTGGGAAGGGGCTGTTATCTTAGCCACCTATATTGCCTATATAGGCGGCCTTTTCTTTTTCTATATGCAATAA
- a CDS encoding adenylyltransferase/cytidyltransferase family protein: protein MTRILATGTFDILHPGHLYYLEQARKYGNELYVLVARDSTIEHKPKPIVPEKQRLEMVKALRVVDHALLGSEEDMFKPLKEVQPDIIVLGHDQVFDEKELEDKLQKRGFNTKVVRLGKPHQCTLCSSGRIIKRILERKRTEL, encoded by the coding sequence TTGACACGCATACTTGCAACAGGAACCTTTGATATACTGCACCCGGGACATCTCTACTATCTGGAACAGGCCCGGAAGTATGGTAATGAATTATACGTCCTTGTTGCACGGGACTCAACAATCGAACATAAACCTAAACCCATAGTTCCTGAAAAACAGCGGCTTGAAATGGTTAAAGCTTTAAGGGTTGTGGACCATGCCCTTCTGGGAAGTGAAGAGGATATGTTCAAACCTCTCAAAGAGGTACAACCTGATATTATCGTACTGGGACACGACCAGGTATTCGATGAAAAAGAACTTGAAGATAAACTTCAAAAAAGAGGATTCAATACAAAGGTAGTACGCCTGGGAAAACCCCATCAATGTACCCTTTGCAGCAGTGGTAGAATTATAAAAAGAATTCTGGAAAGGAAGAGAACAGAATTATAA
- a CDS encoding universal stress protein — MKDITYRNILVPIDETKLSKKVIDNALHIASVENGRIIIIYVEEPGNLKSFPDEFHEKLANLFIKSIEANLEYAAKQAEIQGIAIHTQVVESRNPGREIIKIAQENKIDLTVMGTESLRSDPFGSLTRWLIAADIGPVLVITSDD; from the coding sequence ATGAAAGACATAACTTATCGTAACATTCTGGTTCCAATTGATGAAACGAAACTTTCCAAAAAAGTAATTGATAACGCATTGCATATTGCATCTGTGGAGAATGGGCGCATTATTATAATTTATGTGGAAGAGCCAGGCAACTTGAAATCATTTCCGGATGAGTTTCATGAAAAACTTGCCAATCTGTTTATTAAAAGTATAGAAGCCAATCTGGAGTATGCGGCAAAGCAAGCTGAAATACAAGGCATAGCTATCCATACACAGGTTGTTGAGAGTAGGAATCCGGGTCGTGAAATTATCAAAATTGCACAGGAAAACAAGATCGATCTTACTGTAATGGGGACAGAATCATTGCGTAGCGATCCCTTTGGAAGTCTCACACGATGGTTGATTGCTGCTGATATAGGGCCGGTACTTGTCATCACTTCCGATGACTGA
- a CDS encoding APC family permease has translation MTDEITKDPLEESTGLVKTLRPYHVWALGVGIVLVGEYMGWNFTVAKGGILGSLLALLVAGTMYLMVSLCASELGASTKSAGGPYDWARLFVGPGAAALVGLAVYMEYIALEAADAIVVASIAESVFPEIEVFPVTLLVITFLTFVNYRGVVAALNLNFALTFTAFAAILVFFAMSVTGFGGIWDPGNLISGAIPNGFIGIFAALQFGPWFYLGIEGAAMSAEECKHPSRAVPLGQQAGMITLLLAAGMTLYVCSGLIPTEQLGVSVYPLYEAATNSGVQLLVVLLAIGTLFTCLASANGTICDSSRSWYALSKDQFLTPWFSAVHPKYRTPYRAVIFTMPIAIAFAFSGFLDQVITFSITSGLVCYVMIPFSLIRFRKMFPQHSNKVRPFVGPLQPWIAYFTIFLAIVIMSTLQWGYRYNLIFGLLFYAIAYFYFNWRYRSLESTHDWGEEMGWPEPVRT, from the coding sequence ATGACAGATGAAATTACTAAAGATCCCTTGGAAGAATCCACCGGCCTTGTCAAGACACTAAGACCATACCATGTATGGGCACTTGGTGTCGGGATTGTGCTGGTGGGTGAATATATGGGATGGAACTTTACTGTTGCCAAAGGTGGTATACTTGGTTCCCTTTTGGCATTACTTGTTGCCGGTACAATGTATTTGATGGTTTCTCTGTGTGCAAGTGAACTAGGTGCATCTACCAAAAGTGCAGGTGGGCCTTATGACTGGGCACGTTTATTCGTAGGTCCCGGTGCAGCGGCACTGGTTGGACTTGCTGTTTATATGGAATACATCGCTCTGGAAGCCGCAGATGCCATTGTTGTGGCATCAATAGCAGAATCAGTATTCCCGGAGATAGAGGTATTCCCGGTCACGCTTTTAGTGATCACTTTCCTGACATTTGTAAATTACAGGGGTGTTGTGGCAGCGCTTAATCTTAACTTTGCACTGACCTTTACTGCATTTGCGGCAATACTTGTGTTCTTTGCCATGAGTGTAACAGGTTTTGGAGGTATCTGGGATCCGGGTAACTTAATATCCGGTGCTATTCCAAACGGATTTATAGGTATCTTTGCTGCACTGCAATTTGGTCCCTGGTTCTATCTGGGTATAGAAGGAGCGGCTATGAGTGCAGAAGAATGCAAACATCCTTCCAGAGCAGTACCTCTGGGCCAGCAGGCAGGGATGATCACTCTTTTGCTTGCAGCCGGTATGACTCTGTATGTATGTTCTGGACTTATACCAACCGAGCAACTTGGTGTATCCGTATATCCACTATATGAGGCAGCCACGAACAGTGGTGTGCAATTGCTTGTAGTACTCCTTGCAATAGGTACTCTCTTTACATGCCTTGCAAGTGCCAACGGTACTATTTGTGACTCATCCAGATCATGGTATGCCCTTTCAAAAGATCAATTCCTTACACCATGGTTCTCTGCTGTACATCCGAAATATAGAACACCTTACAGGGCTGTTATTTTCACCATGCCGATTGCGATTGCGTTTGCATTCAGTGGTTTCCTGGATCAGGTTATCACATTTTCGATAACATCCGGACTTGTATGCTATGTGATGATTCCATTTTCCCTGATTCGTTTCAGGAAGATGTTCCCGCAGCACAGCAACAAAGTGCGTCCATTCGTTGGTCCGTTGCAACCCTGGATTGCATATTTCACAATATTCCTGGCAATTGTGATCATGTCAACCCTACAGTGGGGATACAGGTATAACCTGATATTTGGCCTGTTGTTCTATGCAATTGCGTATTTCTATTTCAACTGGAGATACCGCAGCCTGGAATCCACTCATGACTGGGGCGAAGAGATGGGCTGGCCCGAACCAGTGAGGACATAA
- the mch gene encoding methenyltetrahydromethanopterin cyclohydrolase — translation MISVNEKGLAIIDEMLDWEDEINVESKQLENGATIIDCGVNAQGGYDAGMYLSRLCLADLAEITYTKFNLDGLPVPAIQVVTDHPTIACMGSQYAGWRISVGKYFGMGSGPARALGLKPKELYKEIDYQDDAEAAVLVMESGKLPDEGVVEYIAKHCSVDPENVYIAVAPTASIAGSVQISARIVETGIHKMESVGFDINTIKSGFGVAPIAPIVGDDTKCMGSTNDCVIYCGETYYTVDYGQDDLEEYVKKTPSTTSRDFGKPFYTTFKEAEFDFFKVDAGMFAPARITVNDVASKKSYTAGRINPGILLESFGIKEV, via the coding sequence GTGATTAGTGTTAATGAAAAGGGACTTGCAATAATTGATGAAATGCTGGACTGGGAAGATGAGATCAATGTCGAATCCAAACAGCTCGAAAATGGCGCTACAATAATTGATTGTGGAGTCAATGCCCAGGGGGGGTATGACGCAGGCATGTATCTTTCACGCCTCTGTCTTGCCGATCTTGCAGAAATTACCTACACCAAATTCAACCTAGACGGACTCCCTGTGCCTGCAATTCAGGTCGTAACCGATCATCCTACAATCGCTTGTATGGGTTCCCAGTATGCAGGCTGGAGAATTTCTGTTGGTAAGTATTTCGGAATGGGCTCAGGTCCTGCACGTGCCCTTGGACTCAAACCAAAGGAACTTTACAAGGAAATCGATTATCAGGATGATGCCGAAGCTGCCGTACTTGTAATGGAATCCGGCAAACTCCCGGATGAGGGAGTCGTAGAATATATCGCCAAACACTGCAGCGTTGACCCGGAAAACGTCTATATCGCTGTAGCACCTACTGCATCCATTGCAGGTTCAGTCCAGATCTCTGCCCGTATAGTGGAAACAGGTATCCACAAAATGGAATCCGTAGGTTTTGATATCAACACAATAAAGAGTGGTTTCGGTGTGGCACCAATAGCACCTATTGTTGGAGACGATACAAAATGCATGGGTTCAACCAATGACTGCGTAATCTACTGCGGAGAGACCTACTACACAGTGGACTACGGACAGGATGATCTTGAGGAATATGTCAAAAAGACACCATCCACAACTTCCAGAGACTTTGGTAAACCTTTCTATACAACATTCAAGGAAGCAGAATTCGACTTCTTCAAAGTAGATGCAGGTATGTTCGCCCCGGCAAGAATTACCGTAAACGACGTTGCATCCAAAAAATCATACACTGCAGGGCGTATCAATCCCGGGATCCTGCTCGAATCCTTTGGAATCAAGGAGGTATAA
- a CDS encoding methyltransferase cognate corrinoid protein yields the protein MGKQEMYDKLRDAIVNQDINGAGPLVQEALDAGFTPFEIINDGLSVGMKIIGDKFEAAEVYLPQIMMSAKAMKAAMEILDPILAEDETSESVGTCIKFVQEGDIHDIGHRLVATMLGANGFTVIDMGVDVPNDKVIEEVAAHKGEKLMLSGSALMTTSMLGQKDVMRLLEEEGLRDSVKVMFGGAPVTDSWIKEIGADATAENAAEAANVALELMKK from the coding sequence ATGGGAAAACAGGAAATGTATGATAAACTCAGAGATGCGATTGTCAACCAGGACATCAATGGTGCTGGCCCCCTCGTCCAGGAAGCCCTGGATGCAGGTTTTACTCCTTTCGAGATCATCAATGATGGTCTGTCTGTCGGTATGAAGATCATCGGTGACAAATTCGAAGCCGCCGAAGTCTACCTTCCACAGATCATGATGTCTGCCAAGGCCATGAAAGCCGCCATGGAGATTCTTGATCCGATCCTTGCAGAGGATGAGACCTCAGAATCCGTCGGAACCTGCATCAAGTTCGTCCAGGAAGGCGACATCCATGACATCGGTCACAGGCTTGTTGCAACCATGCTCGGTGCAAACGGTTTCACCGTTATCGACATGGGTGTAGACGTACCCAACGACAAGGTCATTGAAGAAGTAGCAGCCCACAAAGGCGAGAAACTTATGCTCTCCGGCTCTGCCCTTATGACCACTTCCATGCTCGGTCAGAAAGACGTCATGCGTCTGCTTGAAGAAGAAGGTCTGCGGGACTCTGTGAAAGTAATGTTCGGTGGCGCTCCGGTCACAGATTCCTGGATTAAGGAAATCGGTGCTGACGCAACAGCAGAAAACGCAGCTGAGGCAGCCAACGTTGCTCTTGAATTAATGAAAAAATAA
- the ribH gene encoding 6,7-dimethyl-8-ribityllumazine synthase encodes MTIRLGFVVAEFNRDLTYQMELLGIEHAKFLGAEVTDTILVPGVYDMPLAIKKLCEKDDIDAVVTIGSVIEGATGHDDIVVQHASRKITDLSLEYNKPVTLGIAGPGMSRMEAHQRVDYSKRAVEAAVKLIRRL; translated from the coding sequence ATGACAATCAGACTGGGATTTGTGGTAGCGGAGTTTAACAGGGATCTTACCTACCAGATGGAATTGCTTGGTATAGAACATGCGAAATTCCTGGGGGCAGAAGTGACAGATACCATTCTTGTGCCCGGTGTTTACGATATGCCGCTTGCAATCAAGAAACTTTGTGAAAAGGATGATATCGATGCAGTTGTAACCATTGGTTCGGTGATAGAAGGTGCAACGGGTCACGATGACATAGTGGTCCAGCATGCTTCAAGAAAGATTACTGACCTGTCTCTGGAATACAACAAGCCCGTTACTCTTGGCATTGCAGGTCCCGGTATGAGTCGTATGGAGGCTCACCAGAGGGTCGATTATTCCAAGAGGGCTGTAGAGGCTGCGGTAAAACTTATCAGGCGTCTCTAA